A window from Salvia miltiorrhiza cultivar Shanhuang (shh) chromosome 2, IMPLAD_Smil_shh, whole genome shotgun sequence encodes these proteins:
- the LOC131013124 gene encoding developmentally-regulated G-protein 1 produces MGIIEKIKEIEAEMARTQKNKATEYHLGQLKAKIAKLRTQLLEPPKGASGGGEGFEVSKYGHGRVALIGFPSVGKSTLLTMLTGTHSEAASYEFTTLTCIPGIIHYNDTKIQLLDLPGIIEGASEGKGRGRQVIAVAKSSDLVLMVLDASKSEGHRQILTKELEAVGLRLNKTPPQIYFKKKKTGGISFNSTLPLTHVDEKLCYQILHEYKIHNAEVLFREDATVDDLIDVIEGNRKYIKCVYVYNKIDVIGIDDVDRLARQPNSIVISCNLKLNLDRLLARMWEEMGLVRIYTKPQGQQPDFTDPCVLSAGRGGCTVEDFCNYLHRSLVKEVKYVLVWGTSARHYPQHCGLSHILNDEDVVQVVKKKEKEDGGRGRFKSHTTGPARISDREKKAPLKT; encoded by the exons ATGGGGATCATAGAAAAGATTAAGGAAATTGAAGCCGAGATGGCTCGGACTCAGAAAAATAAAGCCACAG AATATCATTTGGGTCAGCTCAAGGCTAAGATAGCAAAGCTGAGGACACAACTGTTGGAGCCTCCAAAA GGAGCTAGTGGAGGTGGTGAGGGCTTTGAAGTTTCAAAATACGGGCATGGCCGTGTCGCACTGATAGGTTTTCCCAG TGTTGGGAAATCTACACTTTTAACTATGTTGACGGGAACGCATTCAGAAGCCGCGTCATATGAGTTCACCACGCTTACCTGTATCCCGGGTATTATTCACTATAACGACACAAAAATTCAGTTGCTTGATCTTCCTGGAATTATAGAAGGCGCATCTGAAGGAAAGGGTCGTGGTAGGCAG GTTATTGCGGTTGCCAAATCATCAGATCTCGTATTGATGGTTCTCGACGCCTCAAAA AGTGAAGGGCATCGGCAAATCCTAACAAAGGAATTGGAAGCAGTTGGCTTGCGTTTAAACAAAACTCCACCTCAA ATATACTTCAAAAAGAAGAAGACTGGGGGAATTTCTTTCAATAGTACGCTACCGTTGACTCATGTGGATGAGAAGCTCTGCTATCAAATATTACACGAGTACAAGATTCACAATGCTGAG GTTTTGTTTCGTGAAGATGCGACCGTGGATGATTTGATAGATGTTATTGAGGGCAACCGTAAGTACATAAAGTGTGTATATGTCTACAACAAGATAGATGTTATTGGTATTGATGATGTGGACAGATTAGCTCGACAGCCCAATTCAATTGTCATTAGTTGCAATCTGAAG CTCAATCTGGATAGACTGCTTGCAAGAATGTGGGAAGAGATGGGTCTTGTTAGAATATATACAAAGCCTCAGGGCCAGCAACCAGATTTCACAGACCCATGCGTCCTTTCTGCT GGTAGAGGTGGCTGCACCGTTGAAGATTTTTGTAATTACCTTCATCGAAGCCTGGTAAAGGAAGTTAAGTATGTGCTGGTGTGGGGCACAAGTGCAAGACACTACCCTCAACATTGTGGCCTTAGTCATATTCTTAATGATGAAGATGTAGTACAAGTGGTTAAGAAAAAG GAGAAAGAAGATGGAGGTAGAGGGCGATTCAAATCACACACTACAGGTCCTGCTCGTATTTCTGACCGAGAAAAGAAGGCTCCTTTGAAGACATAA
- the LOC131013125 gene encoding protein BIG GRAIN 1-like A gives MADRFSYSCTSNHSSNNLSFSSTLLEEIYQSIDSGGDEGESMRKKTTGFLLKTDEDMANYQRACMIERWMEKKAIARQRSTPKLQEKMSGKDRQCWSSSSSDSSCGAGSFFSPSEAESFAVPPPKPVRTGKSAFGKEKKGTNCDDSGINRLGFSDGSRSERQQKSESRFVKTKSKAQKIYGNLKRVKQPISPCGKVAAFLNSLLAAGNLKKSKIPAACGDDSPSLKSTTTTCSSPFSRSCLNRMTTPSSAKSAADAKRSVKFFPASDEDRRPCGRKSLLQNNNSGDVDSIIAAIDEELAMHVRKKEHSFDIFSKIHDKNRDFDREFDYEDDEFDGASCASSDLFELENLSAIGMEELPVYETTRLEKIMQMD, from the exons ATGGCAGATCGTTTTAGTTACAGTTGCACGAGTAATCACAGTTCCAACAACCTATCCTTCTCTTCAACGCTGCTGGAAGAAATTTATCAATCCATTGATAGTGGAGGAGACGAGGGAGAATCAATGAGGAAGAAGACCACTGGCTTTCTCCTCAAGACCGACGAAGATATGGCCAATTACCAACGcgcttgcatgatcgagaggtGGATGGAGAAGAAGGCCATTGCCCGCCAAAGATCCACACCCAAGTTACAG GAGAAGATGTCAGGGAAAGATAGGCAGTGTTGGAGCTCCAGTTCATCCGATTCCAGCTGCGGCGCCGGTAGTTTCTTCTCCCCTTCCGAAGCCGAATCCTTCGCGGTTCCTCCGCCTAAGCCGGTTCGAACCGGAAAATCGGCGTTCGGGAAGGAGAAAAAGGGGACAAACTGCGACGATTCAGGAATTAATCGGCTAGGTTTCAGCGACGGATCTAGATCGGAGCGTCAGCAGAAGAGCGAGAGCAGATTCGTGAAGACTAAGTCGAAAGCGCAGAAAATCTACGGCAATTTGAAGAGAGTGAAGCAGCCGATCTCTCCCTGCGGCAAAGTCGCCGCCTTCTTAAACTCGCTCCTCGCCGCCGGAAACTTGAAGAAATCGAAGATCCCCGCCGCATGCGGCGACGACTCGCCGTCGCTGAAATCGACCACCACCACCTGCTCCTCGCCGTTCTCGCGCTCCTGCCTAAACAGAATGACGACACCGTCGTCGGCGAAGTCCGCCGCCGACGCGAAGAGGTCGGTTAAGTTTTTTCCGGCTAGCGACGAAGATCGCCGGCCATGCGGCCGCAAATCGTTGCTCCAAAACAACAACAGCGGTGACGTGGATTCGATCATAGCTGCCATTGATGAAGAGCTGGCCATGCATGTGAGGAAGAAAGAGCATTCTTTCGATATTTTCAGCAAAATTCACGATAAAAATCGAGATTTTGATCGTGAATTTGATTATGAAGACGATGAATTTGATGGAGCGAGCTGCGCGAGTTCGGATTTGTTTGAATTGGAGAATCTATCGGCTATTGGAATGGAAGAACTACCGGTTTATGAAACTACTCGTCTTGAGAAAATTATGCAAATGGATTGA